A single genomic interval of Coturnix japonica isolate 7356 chromosome 14, Coturnix japonica 2.1, whole genome shotgun sequence harbors:
- the LITAFD gene encoding LITAF domain-containing protein, with product MSSVNNSITVYLVSQPPIIVAGIFSSRPTSTICPNCRQHITTQVTYRLGKLSYLLCTSLCMVGCCFGCCFVPLFVRIFKDADHYCPYCQFHIYRYKRL from the exons ATGAGTTCAGTCAATAACAGTATCACAG TCTACCTGGTGTCTCAGCCTCCGATCATCGTAGCTGGAATCTTCTCAAGCAGACCAACATCCACAATATGTCCTAACTGCCGCCAGCACATCACCACACAGGTCACCTACAGGTTGGGCAAACTGTCCTACCTCCTGTGCACCAGCCTGTGCATGGTTGG GTGCTGCTTTGGATGTTGCTTTGTACCTCTCTTTGTGAGGATCTTCAAGGACGCAGACCATTACTGCCCGTACTGCCAATTTCATATTTACAGATACAAAAGACTATAG